A part of Myxococcales bacterium genomic DNA contains:
- a CDS encoding zinc-dependent metalloprotease — protein MKVFSIFFMLILLILSACNNDNNLMTQRFIDASMLDGEWYMKSTLVDKQSHNSIAFTGMECGVERVVFEITQDKLLAFRSYHRENIDLPYNKKQSLVAAFPIIRQSKSALLSYLPSPKENFIEVDWSKNLAPHTECNGWLQSISQINLDVDSSDSAEIFRFRKGVDYIETTLNALVIPQEKACSSVGDPSCVAARYRVKFSFRKVPKSDYEKLNYPDYEYLIYGTNEKGHCLKGDEGCTDFKQLWLYSDAQKNQVLCDPLKNNISECFSPRLKMNARFGFFRTPVYKISERDGLSSAQERQLINRRNMWSKSKDENGNLIPLAQRIPRKIIYYLNPSFPEELYPAVKKVALEWNRAFANVVAKVRGKCQKESVIETKNMYHLDEFLKSKGIGSIEDNNVTAACALLYEKTKHRILDEIFFSGRPEEVSEIFGDIFEIRINDCNVDNVIRYQEENNLHNILTDKGLNILNQDTVEQACAILENESQKRGLDPFVWQQIGDLRFSFINAVAKPQEIGLLGYGPLAVDPKTGEIISGTANIYLSSIAQYATDSALLMEKMQRLEFASRMSKKLKGQPNPHSPNLNEIFERVKDFWDSDVYTYSSSLKENLIKILPQINFDQTLDLQDLLQSDQKDDIETLISLITQDKNLVIDDKKRADIDLKYDFYSERNACFIQKALHVPFEQLQKDLSKISLREKIEFLKQHITQGVLLHEIGHTLGLRHNFKGAQDALNFPPDFWGVKSESFPSRTEFVKNELRSSSIMEYHKYFNSDFFGLGLYDFAALAFGYGEKVEVFDESEYKFVPHSLMSKLGQMRYQDFPKLFSGNNAESKINKHINEVLNQYRQGQSSAFMDIQKLGLKDNAQNIYKRKYIDYEQLRRHVFNKYFSAVKNDIAEVPYAFCTDSQVGSDDLFCSPFLYGASSDEVVSDVINNYERSLFMKKLNLNHVSQQPSVYLNRIYKKVYQPFLKAYQKMFTYRNSEMAIYPVMHELALSTKQGLDLISRILQSVEPGIYCQDKRGDYIPKSQAKTCNKYISITGEQGQFFKSILSEDISGEVESLGFIYDKILALMALVDAQQLKKNDMNLSEGYSGAALYYAFKEQIIKIFSDLYIDNWRDNAPFVHEDASGMVKIEYQDLFSSKKNNLKRSAKIKPATSSILKDYAILLSMAGLSSLEDYRLDFGARSRIRELNAPAQPRIDSAIESIVFKNPHNGVSYQAFASDQKNISIGYNLLKNAADFISDGGSAQVPGDWYIAQTKMNQLFEKLNKNSLVNLSVPDEEKLKAELKAAQDEFEEQDKILHEKLRVIKQVQKLGEKLGLE, from the coding sequence ATGAAAGTCTTTTCGATTTTTTTTATGCTGATTTTATTAATACTGAGCGCTTGTAATAATGATAACAATTTAATGACTCAGAGATTTATCGATGCTTCAATGCTTGATGGAGAGTGGTATATGAAATCTACTTTAGTGGATAAACAAAGCCATAACTCCATAGCTTTTACGGGAATGGAGTGTGGAGTTGAAAGAGTTGTATTTGAGATTACCCAAGATAAATTGCTTGCTTTTAGAAGTTATCATCGAGAAAATATCGATTTACCTTATAATAAAAAACAATCATTAGTAGCTGCATTTCCCATCATAAGACAAAGCAAGAGTGCTTTATTATCTTATCTCCCATCGCCTAAGGAAAATTTTATAGAGGTCGACTGGTCAAAAAATTTGGCACCCCACACAGAGTGCAATGGGTGGTTGCAGTCTATTAGTCAAATAAATCTCGACGTAGATAGCAGCGATTCAGCAGAAATATTCCGTTTTAGGAAGGGAGTTGATTATATAGAAACGACTCTCAATGCATTAGTGATTCCGCAAGAGAAAGCGTGCAGCAGCGTGGGCGATCCATCTTGTGTGGCGGCGAGATATCGGGTGAAATTTTCTTTTAGAAAAGTTCCAAAAAGTGATTATGAAAAGCTCAATTATCCAGATTATGAATATTTGATTTACGGAACAAATGAAAAAGGGCACTGCTTAAAAGGCGATGAGGGATGCACAGACTTTAAACAGCTTTGGCTCTACTCAGATGCACAAAAAAATCAAGTTTTGTGTGATCCTTTAAAAAATAATATTTCGGAATGTTTTTCACCACGACTTAAAATGAATGCTCGTTTTGGTTTTTTTCGTACACCAGTTTATAAAATAAGTGAGAGAGATGGTCTCAGCAGTGCTCAAGAAAGGCAGCTAATTAATCGAAGAAATATGTGGTCAAAAAGCAAAGATGAGAATGGTAATTTAATTCCTCTTGCGCAAAGAATCCCTAGAAAAATTATTTATTATTTAAATCCAAGTTTCCCTGAAGAGTTATATCCTGCGGTGAAAAAAGTCGCTCTTGAGTGGAACAGAGCTTTTGCAAATGTTGTGGCTAAAGTTAGAGGCAAATGTCAAAAAGAATCGGTGATAGAGACAAAAAATATGTATCACTTAGATGAGTTTTTAAAATCTAAAGGGATAGGTTCGATCGAAGACAACAATGTGACTGCTGCATGCGCGCTTTTATATGAAAAAACCAAACACAGAATTCTTGATGAGATTTTTTTTAGTGGCCGTCCTGAAGAAGTAAGCGAAATCTTTGGGGATATTTTTGAAATTAGAATTAATGATTGCAACGTTGATAATGTTATTCGTTATCAAGAAGAAAATAATTTGCATAATATTCTCACGGACAAGGGTTTAAATATTTTAAACCAAGATACTGTTGAGCAGGCCTGCGCTATTCTTGAAAATGAATCACAAAAAAGGGGGCTTGATCCTTTTGTGTGGCAACAAATAGGAGACTTGCGTTTTAGTTTCATCAATGCAGTGGCCAAGCCTCAGGAAATTGGATTGTTGGGATATGGACCTTTGGCAGTTGATCCAAAAACGGGTGAGATCATCAGCGGAACCGCCAATATTTATCTCTCATCTATTGCTCAGTATGCCACCGACAGCGCTTTATTGATGGAGAAAATGCAGCGCCTAGAATTCGCGTCTCGCATGTCAAAAAAACTCAAGGGTCAGCCAAATCCTCACTCTCCAAATCTCAATGAAATTTTCGAAAGGGTGAAGGATTTTTGGGATAGTGATGTTTATACTTATTCATCATCTTTGAAAGAAAATCTTATTAAAATTTTGCCCCAAATTAATTTTGACCAAACATTGGATTTACAAGATTTACTACAAAGCGATCAGAAGGATGACATAGAGACATTAATTTCATTGATAACTCAAGATAAGAATCTTGTTATTGATGATAAAAAGAGAGCAGACATAGATCTGAAATATGATTTTTATAGTGAAAGGAATGCATGTTTTATTCAAAAAGCTCTTCATGTGCCCTTTGAGCAGTTACAAAAAGATCTATCTAAAATTTCGTTGAGAGAGAAAATTGAGTTTCTCAAGCAGCACATAACTCAAGGAGTGCTTTTGCATGAAATTGGCCATACTTTAGGATTGCGCCATAATTTCAAAGGAGCGCAAGATGCACTTAATTTCCCTCCTGACTTTTGGGGAGTAAAGAGCGAAAGTTTTCCTTCTCGAACAGAATTTGTAAAAAATGAACTTCGTTCCTCATCGATCATGGAGTACCATAAATATTTTAATAGCGATTTTTTCGGCTTAGGACTCTATGATTTTGCTGCATTAGCTTTTGGTTATGGTGAAAAAGTAGAGGTCTTTGATGAAAGTGAATACAAGTTTGTTCCTCATTCATTGATGAGTAAACTTGGACAAATGCGCTATCAGGATTTTCCCAAGCTGTTTTCAGGAAATAACGCTGAGTCAAAAATAAATAAGCATATTAACGAAGTATTGAATCAGTATAGGCAAGGTCAGAGCTCGGCATTCATGGATATTCAAAAATTGGGCCTAAAAGATAATGCTCAAAATATCTACAAAAGAAAATATATAGACTATGAACAGTTAAGAAGACACGTGTTTAATAAGTATTTCTCTGCAGTTAAAAATGATATTGCAGAAGTACCCTATGCATTTTGTACTGACAGCCAAGTCGGCTCAGATGATCTGTTTTGTAGTCCATTTTTGTATGGGGCATCGAGCGATGAAGTAGTGAGCGATGTCATTAATAATTACGAACGCTCATTGTTTATGAAAAAATTAAATCTTAATCATGTATCTCAGCAGCCTAGTGTTTACTTGAATAGAATCTATAAAAAAGTTTACCAACCATTTTTAAAAGCGTACCAAAAAATGTTTACATATCGAAATAGCGAAATGGCTATTTACCCAGTTATGCATGAACTTGCTCTAAGCACAAAGCAAGGGCTCGATCTTATATCACGTATTTTACAAAGCGTTGAGCCGGGAATTTATTGTCAGGATAAAAGAGGAGACTATATTCCTAAATCTCAAGCCAAAACATGTAATAAATATATTTCTATCACCGGTGAACAGGGGCAATTTTTTAAAAGCATTCTAAGTGAGGATATCAGTGGAGAAGTTGAAAGCTTAGGTTTTATATACGATAAAATTCTAGCACTTATGGCTTTGGTTGATGCGCAGCAATTGAAAAAAAACGATATGAACTTGAGCGAAGGGTATAGTGGTGCTGCGTTGTATTATGCATTTAAAGAGCAGATTATAAAAATTTTTAGTGATTTATATATTGATAATTGGCGTGATAATGCTCCCTTTGTTCATGAAGATGCCAGCGGTATGGTTAAAATTGAATATCAAGATTTGTTTTCCAGTAAAAAAAATAACCTTAAAAGGTCCGCCAAAATTAAGCCTGCAACTTCATCGATTTTGAAAGATTATGCCATTTTGTTATCTATGGCTGGTTTGAGCAGTCTCGAAGATTATCGGCTCGATTTTGGTGCTCGCTCTCGCATACGTGAATTAAATGCGCCAGCGCAGCCAAGAATAGATAGCGCCATTGAATCAATCGTGTTTAAAAATCCCCACAACGGGGTAAGTTATCAAGCCTTTGCTTCTGATCAAAAAAACATTTCTATTGGGTACAACTTACTTAAAAATGCAGCAGATTTCATAAGTGACGGCGGCAGTGCTCAAGTTCCAGGAGACTGGTATATTGCTCAAACTAAAATGAACCAGTTGTTTGAGAAATTAAACAAAAATAGCTTAGTGAATTTATCCGTTCCTGATGAAGAGAAACTGAAAGCTGAGTTAAAGGCCGCACAAGATGAATTTGAAGAGCAGGATAAAATTCTGCACGAAAAACTAAGAGTGATCAAACAAGTTCAAAAGTTAGGCGAAAAACTTGGGCTCGAGTAA
- a CDS encoding BamA/TamA family outer membrane protein: MMMRFITIFLLLAFLCANAFAQSIEKISLGTTKHVSKKLIDSLEKYLERYRGLNADETTALSASEFIAGLKFVSYVDCQLKGHKKSHLHCYVKAKYSIRDIVINNLPLGLLENELKRKLPVQIGQLVTSSSESNSEMLKITKSRVETFLRKNGYYWAKVTTSLQKIPNDLAVLIKIGIDGGVFARVNEVYLEGNSPVSSRSVRKTFQRMCLAFNRLFQVFSYGTLSCYSRELERAALNKLQDRLAKLGYIQAQVSLSHRWLDPSAPLTPKHCRNSKLHSDEPFCVDLHVRIEKGPKVRSVITIREGDMVSRSAFARFFGSFFAVEQLSRAVRALDEPLPFDQVIIKEELEKRISFVESKNITEDEVAESAQLMKEYLVSKGYTNAEVVASYHVQNPKNIIVYFDIYPGSSYYVKSFRIMPEKFVKYIEKNELSDLMETRGFLKPGRLSYNKINKALEDVKRKLSEKGFRNVQAKIEMVSLDDGGVEVVFNIATGKREFISEIKVINGEEELDKEILPFLRNCNSAKKKINPNNLCQGSALDRDGILSDEKKIANFYINNDFLYAKVFSSLSESEQGYELKFYIYDSRWGKKSKLKMHRQDIKNIIISGNNSISTEVIKRLFPKAKNNNARYDSISLKKGMSLLRESNRFSNIDAKIKVGQENSEDAYFAVHVTQKPSLTLDAALSFSTDQLLSLELELEENNLFYSMLKLNTNLGLGLFWGRQTFLSNKFIWPFMFGSPFRFSLQAPVIVYDDKTSRPKPSRRLQNKVITSLEWRATPFLMPYTRYSLTHIMKQEFPNNLVPRLSAQERFLSIDGLTHVLKAPGKIRGMLKTGLSFIKLDNATDPHSGIDVNSFFEISGGPFIGDPFFTNLGIQNKFYVPLKSTTLAFQFSLMRAFVRPNTKNWDELTEVSAMDNLGGDRRVRGYKEAAISPVHSWLPSDNFGGYFLNTANIEWRFPLTNPEILGSFSGALFVDQGMVLSCRGLSCSQDYSFSQLITKMGFGLSVGAGLRYNLPVGPISLDYAYSPLHNESRVHVQFGYAF; encoded by the coding sequence ATGATGATGCGTTTTATTACTATATTTTTGCTGCTTGCTTTTTTGTGCGCTAATGCTTTTGCTCAAAGCATCGAAAAGATTTCTCTTGGCACCACTAAGCATGTTTCCAAAAAATTAATTGATAGCCTTGAAAAATATCTTGAGCGATATCGAGGACTAAATGCCGACGAAACAACTGCTCTTTCTGCTAGCGAATTTATTGCAGGGCTTAAGTTTGTTTCTTATGTGGACTGCCAATTAAAAGGCCATAAAAAAAGCCATTTACATTGTTACGTTAAAGCCAAATATTCCATAAGAGATATAGTAATCAACAATCTTCCCTTGGGGTTACTGGAAAACGAATTGAAGCGAAAGTTGCCCGTACAAATTGGGCAGCTTGTTACTTCAAGCTCTGAATCAAACTCCGAGATGCTGAAAATAACTAAATCGAGAGTCGAGACTTTTTTGCGTAAAAACGGTTATTACTGGGCAAAAGTCACGACTTCTTTGCAAAAGATACCAAATGACTTGGCGGTGCTTATTAAAATTGGGATCGATGGAGGAGTTTTTGCGCGTGTTAATGAAGTGTATCTTGAGGGAAACAGTCCCGTAAGCTCTCGAAGTGTCAGGAAAACTTTTCAACGCATGTGTCTTGCCTTCAATCGTTTATTTCAAGTTTTTTCCTATGGAACATTGAGCTGCTATTCTCGAGAACTCGAGCGGGCAGCTCTTAACAAGCTTCAGGATCGTTTAGCGAAACTAGGGTATATTCAAGCGCAGGTAAGTTTATCTCACCGCTGGCTTGATCCAAGCGCTCCTCTTACTCCGAAACACTGCAGAAATTCTAAACTTCATAGTGATGAGCCTTTTTGTGTTGATTTGCATGTTCGTATTGAAAAAGGTCCAAAGGTTCGTAGCGTTATAACTATACGCGAAGGGGATATGGTGAGCCGATCTGCATTTGCTCGCTTTTTTGGATCATTTTTTGCTGTCGAGCAGTTGTCCAGGGCTGTTCGCGCATTGGATGAACCTCTACCCTTCGATCAGGTGATTATTAAAGAAGAATTAGAAAAAAGAATTAGTTTCGTTGAAAGTAAAAATATTACCGAAGATGAAGTAGCAGAGTCAGCTCAACTTATGAAAGAGTATCTCGTAAGTAAGGGCTATACAAATGCTGAAGTAGTCGCTTCATATCACGTGCAAAACCCCAAAAATATTATTGTTTATTTTGATATTTATCCTGGCAGTTCATATTATGTAAAATCATTTCGAATCATGCCTGAAAAATTTGTAAAATACATAGAAAAAAATGAGCTGAGTGATCTTATGGAAACAAGAGGGTTCTTGAAACCCGGCAGACTTTCATACAATAAAATCAATAAAGCGCTGGAAGATGTCAAAAGAAAATTATCTGAAAAAGGTTTTCGCAACGTTCAGGCCAAGATAGAGATGGTATCCTTAGATGATGGTGGGGTCGAGGTTGTATTTAATATTGCTACAGGTAAAAGGGAATTTATTAGTGAAATAAAAGTTATTAATGGTGAAGAAGAATTAGATAAAGAAATTTTGCCATTTTTGCGCAATTGCAATAGTGCCAAGAAAAAAATAAATCCAAACAATTTGTGTCAAGGAAGCGCGCTCGATCGAGATGGCATTTTAAGTGACGAAAAAAAAATAGCGAATTTTTATATCAACAATGATTTCTTATATGCAAAAGTGTTTAGTTCCTTGAGTGAATCTGAGCAGGGGTATGAGCTAAAATTTTATATTTACGATAGTCGATGGGGAAAAAAATCAAAATTAAAAATGCATCGTCAAGATATTAAAAACATAATTATATCTGGAAATAACTCAATCAGTACAGAGGTGATTAAAAGACTTTTTCCTAAAGCAAAAAATAATAATGCTCGTTACGATTCCATTTCTCTAAAAAAAGGCATGTCGCTATTGCGCGAATCCAATCGTTTTTCAAACATTGATGCAAAGATAAAGGTTGGGCAAGAAAATAGTGAAGATGCCTACTTTGCTGTGCATGTGACACAAAAACCATCTTTAACTCTTGATGCGGCTCTATCGTTTAGCACTGATCAACTTTTATCGCTTGAGTTGGAGCTGGAAGAAAATAATTTGTTTTATTCGATGCTGAAATTAAATACCAATTTAGGTCTGGGTTTATTTTGGGGCAGACAAACTTTCTTAAGCAATAAATTTATTTGGCCTTTTATGTTTGGAAGTCCATTTCGCTTTAGTTTGCAAGCACCTGTTATTGTATATGACGATAAAACTTCGCGTCCCAAACCATCTAGGCGCTTGCAGAATAAAGTGATTACCTCGCTTGAATGGCGAGCAACTCCATTTTTGATGCCCTATACGCGATATTCTTTAACTCACATCATGAAACAGGAATTTCCCAATAATTTAGTGCCGAGATTAAGTGCGCAGGAAAGGTTTTTATCTATCGATGGATTAACACACGTATTGAAGGCTCCTGGAAAAATTCGCGGGATGCTTAAAACAGGGCTTTCATTTATAAAACTTGATAATGCCACTGATCCTCATAGCGGAATTGATGTGAATAGTTTTTTTGAAATCAGTGGAGGTCCTTTTATTGGGGATCCATTTTTTACCAATTTAGGAATACAGAATAAATTTTACGTTCCCTTAAAATCTACAACGCTAGCTTTTCAATTCTCTTTAATGCGCGCCTTTGTAAGGCCAAATACTAAAAATTGGGACGAGTTAACCGAGGTGTCGGCGATGGATAATCTGGGGGGAGATCGCAGGGTTAGAGGTTATAAAGAGGCAGCCATCAGCCCCGTTCATAGCTGGCTTCCATCTGATAATTTTGGAGGCTATTTTCTCAACACTGCTAATATCGAATGGCGCTTTCCACTTACAAATCCAGAAATTTTAGGAAGTTTTTCGGGCGCTTTATTTGTCGATCAAGGAATGGTTTTATCTTGTCGAGGGCTCAGTTGTTCTCAAGATTATTCTTTTTCTCAATTAATAACTAAAATGGGTTTTGGATTATCTGTAGGGGCAGGGTTGCGTTACAATTTGCCGGTAGGCCCTATTTCCCTCGATTATGCGTATTCTCCATTGCATAATGAATCGCGCGTACATGTGCAGTTTGGTTATGCTTTTTAG